The genomic segment TTGATTCCGATTATTGACCTCATGGAGGAATTCGGAAAGAAGTTTGGAGATGAAATAGATGGTTGACAGTCTGTTGCTGTACATTTTATAATGAAAGCGCATCAGAAAAACGATTACGTAAACGTTTTTATAAGGAGTTAAGCCATGAGGGCAGGAATCAAGCAAGTGGCGCAACTGGCCGAAGTTTCTACGGCGACCGTTTCCCATGTCATTAACAATACAAGGTTCGTATCGCTCGAGACCAAGGAAAAGGTTTTTCGTGCGATGGAGGAGCTTGATTTCCAACCGAACGCAGTGGCGCAGAGCTTGCGAAGCCAACGTTCGAACACGATCGGCCTGATCGTACCGATGCTGCCGTCGGACACCTCGAATTTCTTTTTTATGACCGTTGCCCAAGGTATTCAAAAGACCTTAAAACGGAAAGGCTATCATATGTTGCTTAGCAACAATGCGACAGAAGAATTTGAGGAAGAAATCGAACAAATCAAACTTTTCAACGCCAAACAAATCGACGGCTTGATTATTGCTTCGATTGCCGAGGACGTTACGCATCTGAACGAGACGGTCAAGGATAAATATCCCGTCGTCTTCATCGATCGGCAGCCTCGCGGATACGCAGGCGATCATGTGCTGTCGGACGGCTTCGGCGCCTCGCTGCAAGCCATGCGCTTGCTGCTGGACAAGGGGCATAAGCGAATCGGCTTCCTTACGGGTTATCTCGGCATTACGACAAGTATGGAACGACTTGAAGGCTATAAAAAAGCGCTGGAGGAACGAAACCTCCCGTTCGACCAGAATTTGATTCATGTAACGAGCGCAAGCTTCGATCATGGATACCAAGCGGTGCCCAAGCTGCTCGAGGTTCCGGGTATCACGGCATTGTTCGTTGCCAATAATGTTCTGACGATGGGCGCGATGGGCTACCTTCAAGAAAAACGGATTCGAATCCCGCAGGACCTTGCCGTGATCGGATACGACGACTACGACTGGACGAAGATAACGACGCCTCCGCTAACGGTTATTCGGCAGCCAAGCTTCGAACTGGGAGAAAAGGCGGCCGAAGTGATGCTGTCGCGCATAGAGAAAGGTTTTGTAAACGGCGAAGAGCCGCAGTCTTATCGCCTTCCAGCCGAATTGGTCGTTAGAGACTCTTGTTGATGCCACAGTGTCTCTCTTTTTTTCGAAGGTTCATAAAAACGATTACGTAAACGTTTAAATATCGGCAGGAGGTCAAACGCATGTCCGTAAACAACAAAAGGGAGTCGGATTCCCCGATAGGCCGCCGTCGAATGAAAAGCATCAGGGCGAACTATGAATTGTATCTGCTTATTTTGTTTCCTGTCGTCTACTTCATTATTTTCAAGTACTGGCCCATGTATGGCGTCCAGATCGCATTCAAAGATTTCTCGGCCTCTAAAGGAATATGGGGAAGTCCTTGGGTGGGGTTCGATCATTTCAGGCGGTTTTTCGATTCCTATAACTTCTGGCAAATCATACGCAACACGGTGTACCTCAGCTTTCTTAACCTGGCGATCGCCTTTCCCATTCCGATTATCGTCGCACTCATGCTGAACCAGCTTCGTCAGCAGCGGCTTAAGCGTTTTATACAGACAACGATTTATGCGCCTTACTTTATTTCTACGATCGTGCTTGTCGGCATGCTTTATGTATTCTTGTCCCCGTCGAGCGGACTGGTGAACAATGTCATCAAGATGTTCGGCGGCGAGCCTATTTTGTTCGCGGGCGAATCCGCCTGGTTCAGGCCGATGTATATCTTCTCCTCCGTTTGGCAAGAAACAGGCTTCGCCTCAATCGTGTACCTCGCAGCTTTGTCGGGCATCGATCCGCATCTTCACGAAGCGGCGGTCGTAGACGGCGCGAGCAAGTGGAAGCGCATCCGTCATATCGATCTGCCGGGCATCGCGCCGACCATCGTCGTATTGTTTATCCTGGCCATTGGCAACTTAATGAATGTCGGTTTTGAGAAGGCTTTCCTTCTGCAGAAGGATCTGAACGTGGACGTCTCGGAGATCATTCCTACTTATGTATACAAGATCGGCATCCAGCGCGCGCAGTACAGCTTCTCGGCTGCGATTGGATTATTTAACGCCCTAATCAATCTGGTGTTGCTCTATGTCGTCAACAAGTCGGCCAAAAAAATAAGCGGGAACGGATTGTTCTAGAGAAGGAGGTCCTCATGCTCAACAGAAGAACGAAGTCAGATATTTGGTTCGATCTGTTCAACTACGTGTTCTTGGGCGGATTTACATTGATGATCTTGTATCCGCTCTATTTCATCGTTATTGCATCGATTAGCAGTCCCGACCGGATCTTCTCAGGCGACGTATGGTTTTGGCCGCGCGACATTACATTCGACGGCTACCGCCGCATTTTCCAAGACCCGACGATATGGCTAGGCTATCGGAATTCGATTGTTTACGCGGCGATCAGCGCATTCATCAGCACGACGCTGGTCATTATGGCAGCCTATCCGCTGTCGCGGAAAGACTTCTACGGGCGCAGCACCTTTATGGTTTTCTTCCTGATCACCTTGTTCTTTAACGGGGGCATCATTCCCACTTATCTGATGATGAAGGATATTCACTTAATCGATTCGATGTGGGCCGTTATTCTGCCGTCCGCAGTGGACGCGTTTCTGATCATTATCGCAAAGACGTTTTTCCAGGAGCTGCCCGAGGAACTGCGCGAGGCCGCAGCCATCGACGGCTGTCGTAATCTTCGTTATCTCACCAGCATCGTGCTTCCCGTATCCAAACCGATCATCGCGGTTCTCGTCTTGTTTGCCGTCGTACGTCAGTGGAACGGATTTTTCGATGCCTTGATCTACTTAAGCGATGGAGACAAATTCCCGCTGCAGCTTGTGCTCCGCAACATCCTCATCCAGAGTCAGCCGTCAGGAAACCTGGTGAACGACGTCGACACGCTGCTGGCCAAGCAGCGCGTGACCGAACTGATCAAGTTCGGCGTCATCATCGTTGCCGCGCTTCCGCTGCTTGTGCTGTATCCATTTCTTCAGCGCTACTTTGTCAAAGGGGTTATGGTCGGATCGGTCAAAGGATAATGGCCGATTCGATTCCGTAAGGGAGGTGAGGGCCCGAAAATCCGGCAGGTTGAA from the Cohnella hashimotonis genome contains:
- a CDS encoding LacI family DNA-binding transcriptional regulator, translated to MRAGIKQVAQLAEVSTATVSHVINNTRFVSLETKEKVFRAMEELDFQPNAVAQSLRSQRSNTIGLIVPMLPSDTSNFFFMTVAQGIQKTLKRKGYHMLLSNNATEEFEEEIEQIKLFNAKQIDGLIIASIAEDVTHLNETVKDKYPVVFIDRQPRGYAGDHVLSDGFGASLQAMRLLLDKGHKRIGFLTGYLGITTSMERLEGYKKALEERNLPFDQNLIHVTSASFDHGYQAVPKLLEVPGITALFVANNVLTMGAMGYLQEKRIRIPQDLAVIGYDDYDWTKITTPPLTVIRQPSFELGEKAAEVMLSRIEKGFVNGEEPQSYRLPAELVVRDSC
- a CDS encoding ABC transporter permease — translated: MSVNNKRESDSPIGRRRMKSIRANYELYLLILFPVVYFIIFKYWPMYGVQIAFKDFSASKGIWGSPWVGFDHFRRFFDSYNFWQIIRNTVYLSFLNLAIAFPIPIIVALMLNQLRQQRLKRFIQTTIYAPYFISTIVLVGMLYVFLSPSSGLVNNVIKMFGGEPILFAGESAWFRPMYIFSSVWQETGFASIVYLAALSGIDPHLHEAAVVDGASKWKRIRHIDLPGIAPTIVVLFILAIGNLMNVGFEKAFLLQKDLNVDVSEIIPTYVYKIGIQRAQYSFSAAIGLFNALINLVLLYVVNKSAKKISGNGLF
- a CDS encoding carbohydrate ABC transporter permease; amino-acid sequence: MLNRRTKSDIWFDLFNYVFLGGFTLMILYPLYFIVIASISSPDRIFSGDVWFWPRDITFDGYRRIFQDPTIWLGYRNSIVYAAISAFISTTLVIMAAYPLSRKDFYGRSTFMVFFLITLFFNGGIIPTYLMMKDIHLIDSMWAVILPSAVDAFLIIIAKTFFQELPEELREAAAIDGCRNLRYLTSIVLPVSKPIIAVLVLFAVVRQWNGFFDALIYLSDGDKFPLQLVLRNILIQSQPSGNLVNDVDTLLAKQRVTELIKFGVIIVAALPLLVLYPFLQRYFVKGVMVGSVKG